From the Cryptomeria japonica chromosome 2, Sugi_1.0, whole genome shotgun sequence genome, one window contains:
- the LOC131030515 gene encoding protein EXORDIUM-like 2 has protein sequence MSNIEISKCWASIPKLCSIFLMLISCAISSISLISPEVVRQGRKLSALVPSAPLVLEYHKGPLLTGHASINVYILWYGRFTPSQKATITDFVSSLGETNAIPNRQPSVSSWWATTQRYTDSTRKGVSGAVKIGGQASDGLYSLGKNLKRSQIALLVKGALAKRLFPPDNRGVYLVLTAADVYVERFCMNSCGFHDSIPLSKRTTILFGWVGNSGVQCPGQCAWPFAAPLYGPPTPPLIPPNGDVGVDGMIINIAAVVAGTATNPFNTGYYQGSALAPEEAVTACSGIFGKGAYPGYAGDLLVDKRSKSSYNAYGINNREFLVPGIWEPLQLAYFV, from the exons ATGTCTAATATAGAAATTTCCAAGTGCTGGGCCTCAATCCCTAAGCTGTGCTCAATATTCCTTATGCTAATCTCCTGTGCTATATCGTCCATTTCCTTAATCTCCCCTGAAGTAGTTCGTCAGGGCAGAAAGTTATCCGCCTTAGTTCCCTCGGCCCCCCTTGTGCTGGAATATCACAAGGGGCCTCTTCTCACAGGCCACGCTTCCATCAACGTCTATATTCTCTGGTATGGCAGATTCACCCCCTCCCAGAAAGCCACCATTACAGACTTCGTCTCGTCGTTGGGAGAAACCAACGCCATTCCAAACCGGCAGCCGTCTGTAAGCAGTTGGTGGGCAACCACGCAACGCTACACCGATTCCACCCGAAAAGGTGTCTCCGGAGCAGTAAAGATCGGAGGCCAAGCCTCCGATGGTTTGTATTCCCTAGGCAAGAATCTCAAAAGAAGCCAAATTGCTCTTCTGGTGAAGGGGGCGTTAGCTAAACGTTTGTTTCCCCCGGACAACAGGGGAGTTTATCTCGTTCTTACTGCAGCCGACGTTTATGTGGAGAGATTCTGCATGAACTCGTGCGGTTTTCACGACTCCATTCCTCTTTCCAAGAGAACTACAATTTTGTTCGGATGGGTTGGGAACTCGGGAGTTCAGTGCCCTGGGCAATGCGCGTGGCCATTTGCGGCGCCTCTGTACGGCCCTCCCACGCCGCCTCTTATTCCCCCAAACGGAGATGTGGGTGTGGATGGAATGATTATAAATATTGCGGCTGTTGTGGCGGGAACAGCCACAAATCCGTTCAACACTGGGTATTATCAAGGGAGTGCATTGGCTCCGGAGGAAGCAGTGACGGCTTGCAGTGGAATATTTGGGAAGGGAGCGTATCCGGGCTATGCGGGAGATTTGCTGGTGGATAAGAGAAGTAAATCGAGCTACAACGCTTATGGAATCAACAATCGCGAGTTTCTCGTTCCAGGCATTTGGGAGCCGCTTCAGCTCGCCT ATTTTGTTTAG